The following are encoded together in the Silurus meridionalis isolate SWU-2019-XX chromosome 2, ASM1480568v1, whole genome shotgun sequence genome:
- the LOC124397252 gene encoding S100P-binding protein-like isoform X2: protein MELVMAETKKLIKTASHKHGSDETRHFSHFKPLSVYSRKVYCNAISSYSVNSSCSPESPLWNLKVELINSRESVGRKRRLDDSCLDETYDRSSKKPCLANRSSPHSTSVPTIDSFNAYRQVKLVSSQSSSVGLDEVKRIEKTLSGQKSLGLDWTYGSDMTASQSSTSLTNICSSSPVLVHNEDADVIAFDYDVDEIMCLSPIDHADAVADGLEDCIQSCPSEEGHKSWYYSKQRQGKLENSTDRDTQCASDEGYVTKSYCTSGPAESNLLQITVPNSSNTSPLASTPIMSTPLEKSRELVKCWKNDFDKKSQSSPTINCKLVKASSAISLNLDAGKTKALPTIPFMNIKSEAGNMVHKGTAVGKSSDNRQIAIQVKEDKEVLSVGQQQAGSENKLPLEVKSKVSLLDKQQPGAVKDAYQQPEKKVSEGQRNVFKDVPRPVLYSEDDWEKEKKVYVDSVRRHMADKVEHGVMTELLCLMKDVANQGRGGIGRRWQHPSDLTRRNYRLCNGSRLLSLNEWQNLNYRYHRRFAQVPPVFKRSQML, encoded by the exons ATGGAGCTCGTGATGGCAGAGACAAAGAAATTAATCAAGACTGCTTCCCACAAACATGGCTCAGATGAGACAAGacatttttcacactttaaGCCCCTCTCCGTTTATTCTCGCAAGGTTTATTGCAATGCCATCAGTTCCTATTCTGTCAATTCGTCCTGTAGTCCCGAAAGTCCTCTTTGGAACTTGAAAGTTGAGTTAATTAACAGCAGGGAATCTGTTGGACGTAAAAGGCGATTGGATGATTCATGTCTTGATGAGACGTATGATAGATCGTCAAAAAAACCCTGCCTGGCTAATCGCTCTTCTCCACATTCAACCTCCGTACCAACAATAGATTCTTTTAATGCTTACCGGCAAGTGAAACTAGTCTCCAGTCAGTCGTCTTCTGTGGGACTTGATGAGGTTAAAAGGATAGAAAAAACTTTGTCTGGTCAAAAGTCTTTAGGTCTGGACTGGACCTATGGTAGTGATATGACTGCCAGTCAAAGCAGCACTTCACTAACTAATATTTGCTCAAGCAGCCCGGTGTTGGTACACAATGAAGATGCAGACGTTATTGCATTTGATTATGATGTAGATGAGATAATGTGTCTGAGCCCAATTGACCATGCTGATGCTGTTGCTGATGGCCTGGAGGATTGCATTCAGAGCTGTCCATCAGAGGAAGGCCACAAATCATGGTACTACTCAAAGCAAAGGCAAGGGAAATTGGAGAATTCAACtgacagagacacacagtgtGCAAGTGATGAGGGTTATGTTACAAAATCCTATTGCACCAGTGGCCCAGCAGAGTCAAATTTGCTTCAAATTACTGTCCCAAATTCGTCAAATACATCACCGCTTGCCTCCACACCAATTATGTCCACCCCTTTAGAAAAATCCAGGGAGCTTGTTAAATGTTGGAAAAACGATTTTGACAAAAAGAGCCAGTCCTCACCTACAATAAATTGCAAGCTTGTAAAAGCTTCCTCTGCCATTTCTCTAAATTTGGATGCTGGTAAAACCAAAGCGCTTCCTACAATCCCGTTCATGAACATTAAAAGTGAAGCAGGTAACATGGTGCACAAAGGCACTGCGGTCGGCAAGTCATCAGACAACAGGCAGATTGCTATCCAGGTGAAGGAGGACAAAGAAGTACTTTCTGTTGGCCAGCAGCAGGCAGGCTCGGAGAACAAGCTGCCGCTCGAG GTGAAGTCTAAGGTTAGTTTACTGGACAAGCAGCAACCAGGAGCAGTCAAAGATGCATACCAAcaaccagaaaaaaaagtgtctgaggGCCAAAGAAATGTCTTCAAAGACGTCCCAAG GCCAGTGTTGTACAGTGAGGATGActgggagaaagaaaagaaggtgtATGTGGACTCTGTGAGGAGACACATGGCGGATAAAGTTGAACATG GTGTAATGACTGAGCTTTTATGCCTCATGAAAGATGTAGCCAATCAGGGGAGAGGAGGAATTGGGAGAAGGTGGCAGCACCCATCTGACCTTACACGCAG AAACTACCGGCTGTGTAACGGCAGTCGTCTACTCTCCCTAAATGAATGGCAGAACCTGAACTATCGCTATCATCGCCGCTTTGCCCAAGTTCCTCCGGTGTTCAAGCGAAGCCAAATGCTTTGA
- the LOC124397252 gene encoding S100P-binding protein-like isoform X1 produces MELVMAETKKLIKTASHKHGSDETRHFSHFKPLSVYSRKVYCNAISSYSVNSSCSPESPLWNLKVELINSRESVGRKRRLDDSCLDETYDRSSKKPCLANRSSPHSTSVPTIDSFNAYRQVKLVSSQSSSVGLDEVKRIEKTLSGQKSLGLDWTYGSDMTASQSSTSLTNICSSSPVLVHNEDADVIAFDYDVDEIMCLSPIDHADAVADGLEDCIQSCPSEEGHKSWYYSKQRQGKLENSTDRDTQCASDEGYVTKSYCTSGPAESNLLQITVPNSSNTSPLASTPIMSTPLEKSRELVKCWKNDFDKKSQSSPTINCKLVKASSAISLNLDAGKTKALPTIPFMNIKSEAGNMVHKGTAVGKSSDNRQIAIQVKEDKEVLSVGQQQAGSENKLPLEVQVKSKVSLLDKQQPGAVKDAYQQPEKKVSEGQRNVFKDVPRPVLYSEDDWEKEKKVYVDSVRRHMADKVEHGVMTELLCLMKDVANQGRGGIGRRWQHPSDLTRRNYRLCNGSRLLSLNEWQNLNYRYHRRFAQVPPVFKRSQML; encoded by the exons ATGGAGCTCGTGATGGCAGAGACAAAGAAATTAATCAAGACTGCTTCCCACAAACATGGCTCAGATGAGACAAGacatttttcacactttaaGCCCCTCTCCGTTTATTCTCGCAAGGTTTATTGCAATGCCATCAGTTCCTATTCTGTCAATTCGTCCTGTAGTCCCGAAAGTCCTCTTTGGAACTTGAAAGTTGAGTTAATTAACAGCAGGGAATCTGTTGGACGTAAAAGGCGATTGGATGATTCATGTCTTGATGAGACGTATGATAGATCGTCAAAAAAACCCTGCCTGGCTAATCGCTCTTCTCCACATTCAACCTCCGTACCAACAATAGATTCTTTTAATGCTTACCGGCAAGTGAAACTAGTCTCCAGTCAGTCGTCTTCTGTGGGACTTGATGAGGTTAAAAGGATAGAAAAAACTTTGTCTGGTCAAAAGTCTTTAGGTCTGGACTGGACCTATGGTAGTGATATGACTGCCAGTCAAAGCAGCACTTCACTAACTAATATTTGCTCAAGCAGCCCGGTGTTGGTACACAATGAAGATGCAGACGTTATTGCATTTGATTATGATGTAGATGAGATAATGTGTCTGAGCCCAATTGACCATGCTGATGCTGTTGCTGATGGCCTGGAGGATTGCATTCAGAGCTGTCCATCAGAGGAAGGCCACAAATCATGGTACTACTCAAAGCAAAGGCAAGGGAAATTGGAGAATTCAACtgacagagacacacagtgtGCAAGTGATGAGGGTTATGTTACAAAATCCTATTGCACCAGTGGCCCAGCAGAGTCAAATTTGCTTCAAATTACTGTCCCAAATTCGTCAAATACATCACCGCTTGCCTCCACACCAATTATGTCCACCCCTTTAGAAAAATCCAGGGAGCTTGTTAAATGTTGGAAAAACGATTTTGACAAAAAGAGCCAGTCCTCACCTACAATAAATTGCAAGCTTGTAAAAGCTTCCTCTGCCATTTCTCTAAATTTGGATGCTGGTAAAACCAAAGCGCTTCCTACAATCCCGTTCATGAACATTAAAAGTGAAGCAGGTAACATGGTGCACAAAGGCACTGCGGTCGGCAAGTCATCAGACAACAGGCAGATTGCTATCCAGGTGAAGGAGGACAAAGAAGTACTTTCTGTTGGCCAGCAGCAGGCAGGCTCGGAGAACAAGCTGCCGCTCGAGGTCCAG GTGAAGTCTAAGGTTAGTTTACTGGACAAGCAGCAACCAGGAGCAGTCAAAGATGCATACCAAcaaccagaaaaaaaagtgtctgaggGCCAAAGAAATGTCTTCAAAGACGTCCCAAG GCCAGTGTTGTACAGTGAGGATGActgggagaaagaaaagaaggtgtATGTGGACTCTGTGAGGAGACACATGGCGGATAAAGTTGAACATG GTGTAATGACTGAGCTTTTATGCCTCATGAAAGATGTAGCCAATCAGGGGAGAGGAGGAATTGGGAGAAGGTGGCAGCACCCATCTGACCTTACACGCAG AAACTACCGGCTGTGTAACGGCAGTCGTCTACTCTCCCTAAATGAATGGCAGAACCTGAACTATCGCTATCATCGCCGCTTTGCCCAAGTTCCTCCGGTGTTCAAGCGAAGCCAAATGCTTTGA
- the LOC124397295 gene encoding zinc transporter 10-like, producing MGRYTGKSCRLVFMLTMTSMFFMAEIVGGYVGNSIALVSDSFNMLSDIISLSVGLVSARVRRHSSSPRCTYGLVRVEVLGALANAVFLAAVRFSVSAQALERLAQPEPIDKPELVLVVGSIGLCINVVGLLVFQDWRCLRRKKGRMARRHSEPKSDMDTETGVHERDLDEEDEFEDEGHHLNIRGVLLHMLNDALGSVVVVVTSALFYVWPKEPDAPCNWQCYVDPSLTLLMVAIIMPSAIPLARETASILLQIIPRDMPFNRVLQEVCSLPGVLSIHDAHLWELTKSRYVASMHVRVSAELHSSLSGIKILHEQIRSALHHVGIHSATVQLEFGDGTLEKSYCSTPCSSPYCMKVSCCPSDVAGLPLFKANQLPYHGESPIDTYETSNVLKISPASYTATKF from the exons ATGGGTCGCTATACAGGGAAGAGCTGTCGCCTGGTTTTCATGCTGACCATGACCAGCATGTTTTTCATGGCCGAGATTGTGGGCGGTTATGTGGGGAACTCTATAGCTCTGGTGTCGGACTCTTTTAACATGTTGTCCGACATCATCTCGCTGTCGGTGGGTCTGGTGTCGGCACGGGTTCGTCGCCACTCCTCCTCTCCACGCTGCACGTACGGGCTGGTGCGCGTCGAGGTGCTGGGCGCGTTGGCGAACGCCGTGTTCCTGGCCGCCGTGCGCTTCTCCGTGTCGGCACAAGCCCTCGAGCGGCTCGCACAGCCTGAACCCATCGACAAACCCGAGCTGGTGCTTGTCGTAGGCAGCATTGGACTCTGCATCAACGTGGTGGGACTGCTGGTCTTCCAAGACTGGAGATGTCTGCGCAGGAAAAAAGGGCGCATGGCGCGCCGCCACAGCGAACCGAAGAGCGACATGGACACAGAAACAG GTGTCCATGAAAGAGATTTAGATGAAGAGGATGAATTTGAGGATGAAGGCCACCATCTTAACATTAGAG GGGTGCTACTCCACATgctaaacgatgctctaggatcaGTGGTGGTCGTGGTGACCTCGGCTCTGTTCTACGTCTGGCCTAAGGAACCAGATGCTCCATGTAACTGGCAGTGCTACGTCGATCCAAGCCTGACTCTGCTCATGGTAGCCATCATCATGCCCTCTGCCATTCCCCTGGCTCGGGAAACAGCAAGCATCCTGCTACAAATCATCCCTCGCGACATGCCCTTCAACAGAGTCT tgcaagaAGTGTGCAGCCTTCCTGGGGTCCTGAGTATACACGACGCTCACCTGTGGGAACTGACGAAGAGCCGGTATGTGGCCTCAATGCATGTACGAGTCTCTGCCGAGCTCCACAGTTCTCTCAGCGGAATCAAAATACTCCACGAGCAGATCAGGAGCGCCCTTCATCATGTCGGCATCCACAGCGCGACCGTCCAGCTGGAATTTGGCGACGGAACCCTGGAGAAGAGCTACTGCAGCACTCCGTGTTCATCCCCATACTGCATGAAAGTTTCCTGTTGCCCTTCCGATGTCGCTGGACTTCCATTGTTTAAAGCAAATCAGCTACCTTACCACGGAGAATCTCCAATAGACACGTATGAAACAAGCAACGTACTTAAAATATCGCCAGCTTCCTACACAGCCACAAAGTTTTAG